DNA sequence from the Planctomycetota bacterium genome:
GTGAGAGTTCCGCCGCGAGATCGAACGGAATCCACTGCCACCACGGCGCGACGAGCCATTTGTCGAACTTCTCGGTCTCGAAGCCGTCCTTGCGGACCGCGATTTCGAACTTGCCGTAGTAGACGAAGTCCTTGGTCATGGGCGTTCGGCCGGCTTCCTCGCCGTTGAGGTACACCAACGCACCGCTCGGCTCGGAGGTGACCGTCATCGTTCGCTGAACGCCACCACAGCCGACCACCAACATGAGCAAGAGGACAGTCCAACGCATGCCGCCAGCGTAGCGTCGCGCGGTCATCGGCCCAAACGCTGAGCTCGCCGAACATGCCCGGCGTGGCGACGCAGCCAGTCTTGGTGCTTGCCGACGTGATGGAGGTTGTCGACCGCGTCGGGCCGGGCTTTGAACGCCACGGCGTCGTACTCGATCGCCTCGCACAGCCAATCCAGCGGCGCGAGATGGGCATGCCAACGGACACGATCGTGCAGGCCGTCGTCAATGAATCCGCCGGCGTCGGCGTAGGTTCGCAGTGCGGTCGCGGTGAACTCATCGCCGAAGAAGTACTGGCCGATGACGAAATCCGACGCGGGGTCGCCCATGCGGGCGTCGGTGAAGTCGATCATTCCCACG
Encoded proteins:
- a CDS encoding PEGA domain-containing protein; protein product: MRWTVLLLMLVVGCGGVQRTMTVTSEPSGALVYLNGEEAGRTPMTKDFVYYGKFEIAVRKDGFETEKFDKWLVAPWWQWIPFDLAAELSPVRLQDKKTVHVELEPSQAMGGNDALLTRAEAAREMLPE